One window of Brevibacillus choshinensis genomic DNA carries:
- the pyrR gene encoding bifunctional pyr operon transcriptional regulator/uracil phosphoribosyltransferase PyrR, which yields MISKSVIMDEAAIRRALTRIAHEIIERNKGVEDCIIVGIKTRGIYLAQRLVERIEMIENVKVPVGELDITFYRDDLQHKSEDAVLQGSQLPDQITGKTVILVDDVLYTGRTVRAALDALIDNGRPHMIQLAVLVDRGHRELPIRPDFVGKNVPTARTEIVDVQLAEVDMMDIVSIRQLL from the coding sequence ATGATTAGCAAAAGTGTCATCATGGACGAAGCGGCAATCCGCCGCGCACTCACACGGATCGCTCACGAAATCATTGAGCGAAACAAAGGGGTGGAAGATTGCATCATCGTCGGAATCAAGACGAGAGGGATTTACCTCGCACAGCGTTTGGTGGAACGGATCGAAATGATCGAGAATGTAAAGGTGCCAGTCGGTGAGCTGGACATTACGTTCTATCGGGATGATCTGCAGCACAAGTCAGAAGACGCCGTTTTGCAAGGTTCACAGTTGCCAGATCAAATTACAGGTAAAACGGTCATTCTGGTAGACGACGTACTCTACACCGGACGTACAGTACGAGCGGCTCTCGATGCTCTGATTGACAACGGACGACCACACATGATTCAGCTGGCTGTACTTGTAGACCGCGGACATCGTGAGCTTCCGATTCGCCCTGACTTTGTCGGCAAAAACGTTCCGACCGCTCGGACCGAGATTGTCGATGTGCAACTGGCTGAAGTAGACATGATGGACATTGTATCCATCAGACAGCTTCTGTAA
- a CDS encoding carbamoyl phosphate synthase small subunit has translation MRARLILEDGTEFIGTAFGATKETFGEVVFNTGLTGYQEVLSDPSYCGQIVTMTYPLIGNYGINRDDFEAVRPYIHGFVVREHCDMPSNWRNTNTLDELLKTYDIPGISGVDTRMLTRKIRYHGTMKGMITTNEAPLAELVAALQSTSLMTDQVSRVSTKSVFSCPGNGHRVVLVDFGSKHGILRELTKRQCDVVVVPYNVTAEEIRRIQPDGILLSNGPGDPKDVPEAIDMIKGILGEYPVFGICLGHQLFALASGADTMKMKFGHRGGNHPVKELPTGRTYITSQNHSYAVKEESLNGTELEITHIALNDGTVEGLRNVAKKAFSVQYHPEAAPGPYDSGYLFDQFLDMLETAKEEKNYAKTR, from the coding sequence ATGCGAGCAAGACTGATCTTGGAAGACGGAACAGAGTTTATCGGAACGGCGTTTGGTGCAACGAAAGAGACGTTCGGCGAAGTGGTGTTTAATACCGGACTGACTGGTTATCAAGAGGTGCTGTCTGACCCTTCCTATTGCGGCCAGATCGTAACCATGACATACCCATTGATCGGGAATTACGGTATCAACCGCGACGATTTTGAGGCAGTCCGTCCATACATCCACGGCTTCGTAGTACGTGAACACTGCGACATGCCAAGCAACTGGCGCAATACCAACACGCTAGATGAGCTACTGAAAACGTACGACATCCCTGGAATCAGCGGCGTGGATACGCGGATGCTGACGAGAAAGATCCGCTACCACGGCACGATGAAAGGCATGATCACCACCAATGAAGCGCCACTCGCAGAGCTGGTGGCAGCGCTCCAATCTACCTCTCTGATGACCGATCAAGTATCACGTGTCTCCACGAAGAGCGTATTCAGCTGCCCTGGAAATGGACATCGTGTAGTACTGGTCGATTTCGGCTCCAAGCACGGCATTTTGCGCGAGCTGACCAAGCGTCAATGCGACGTAGTGGTTGTTCCGTACAATGTGACTGCAGAAGAGATTCGTCGGATCCAACCGGACGGCATCCTGTTGTCCAACGGCCCTGGGGATCCAAAAGACGTACCAGAAGCAATCGATATGATCAAAGGCATCCTGGGAGAGTATCCAGTCTTCGGAATTTGCCTGGGTCATCAACTGTTCGCGCTGGCTTCTGGAGCGGACACTATGAAGATGAAATTCGGCCATCGCGGCGGCAATCACCCTGTGAAAGAGCTGCCGACTGGGCGCACTTATATCACTTCGCAAAACCACAGCTATGCGGTAAAAGAAGAATCACTCAACGGAACGGAACTGGAAATTACCCATATCGCCTTGAACGACGGTACGGTAGAGGGTCTACGCAACGTCGCGAAGAAGGCATTCTCTGTGCAATATCACCCGGAAGCGGCTCCTGGACCGTACGACTCCGGATACTTGTTCGACCAATTCCTAGATATGCTCGAAACCGCCAAGGAGGAGAAAAACTATGCCAAAACAAGATAA
- a CDS encoding PD40 domain-containing protein, whose protein sequence is MRKRWKAWASIASIVSVLAAGGGQVYAKEQSEQPLRVSQEAVPAKIAFTRQDHLWLLDARIPGAKPKQVEKDGLDQIVGWSKDGEWLLFLKYKGSDTYSAPGYLWAVKTDGSGAFQIDDRPVMDQPKWSPVDKKIAYFVQTGSAEDPKPFFVIKEIKDNQAVEVHATKEVDFVDFSWMPDGKQLLVSTSAAKDSAMNLVLRELTGKTVATYPIAAPPNVEEGIYAWAARAMSISPDGAHVGYYLQYNSASLSADGVPIELFDLSQPNKKPVELGTGLIHPQWLRWSPDGRQLAFIDGTDRMATYNKHLNLADPSGKVVSDSPKDSVDTMPTWTTAAPYSLFFTRGKGTEYHYDPQKVMVPSQRIWQQEAGEPAKQVTHGTMLTADYFPYPSPDGKQLFFVRVDQAQKGSLYLSVQGKETEILRDVTGDIGYYANYLPQWINVYWESKPTAASLSK, encoded by the coding sequence ATGCGCAAAAGATGGAAAGCGTGGGCGAGTATCGCCAGCATCGTTAGCGTGCTTGCGGCAGGGGGAGGACAAGTGTATGCGAAGGAACAGTCCGAACAGCCTTTACGAGTAAGTCAGGAAGCCGTTCCTGCGAAGATTGCCTTTACTCGCCAAGATCATCTATGGCTGTTGGATGCCCGGATACCAGGTGCCAAGCCGAAGCAAGTCGAGAAGGATGGCTTGGATCAAATTGTCGGGTGGTCAAAGGACGGGGAATGGCTGTTGTTCTTGAAATATAAAGGGAGCGATACCTATTCGGCACCAGGCTACTTGTGGGCAGTCAAGACAGACGGAAGCGGGGCTTTCCAGATCGATGATCGACCTGTCATGGACCAGCCAAAATGGTCTCCTGTGGACAAAAAAATTGCGTATTTCGTCCAGACAGGGAGTGCAGAAGATCCCAAGCCTTTCTTCGTGATCAAGGAAATCAAGGACAATCAGGCGGTTGAGGTGCATGCAACAAAGGAAGTCGACTTTGTAGATTTTTCCTGGATGCCGGATGGGAAGCAGCTTCTGGTATCGACATCTGCTGCAAAGGATAGCGCCATGAATTTGGTTCTTCGAGAGTTGACGGGGAAAACAGTCGCCACCTATCCCATTGCTGCACCACCAAATGTAGAGGAAGGTATCTACGCTTGGGCAGCGAGAGCGATGTCCATCTCCCCGGATGGTGCTCACGTCGGCTATTATTTGCAGTACAACTCTGCTTCCTTGTCAGCGGATGGTGTTCCCATAGAGCTATTTGATTTGAGTCAGCCCAACAAGAAACCGGTAGAGCTGGGGACGGGGCTGATACATCCGCAATGGCTCCGCTGGTCGCCGGATGGCAGACAGCTCGCCTTTATCGATGGGACCGATCGGATGGCGACTTACAACAAGCATTTGAATCTGGCTGATCCCAGCGGCAAGGTCGTCTCCGATAGCCCAAAGGACAGCGTGGACACGATGCCTACATGGACGACGGCAGCCCCGTATTCCCTGTTCTTCACTCGGGGAAAGGGAACGGAATATCACTATGATCCGCAAAAAGTGATGGTCCCCAGTCAGCGGATCTGGCAGCAGGAAGCTGGAGAGCCAGCCAAACAGGTTACTCATGGTACGATGCTTACAGCCGATTATTTTCCGTATCCATCGCCTGACGGAAAGCAGCTTTTCTTTGTGCGGGTCGACCAAGCACAGAAAGGTTCCCTGTACTTGTCGGTGCAAGGAAAAGAAACGGAAATACTACGCGATGTGACTGGCGATATCGGCTACTATGCCAACTATCTTCCGCAATGGATCAACGTGTATTGGGAGAGCAAACCAACCGCAGCGAGCTTGTCGAAATAA
- a CDS encoding VOC family protein, giving the protein MLKKLAHVTLYVRDCEEALCFYTEKLGFEKRMDSRMDNGSRWLTIGLPDQELEIVLHDPTHWHSEEVAEQMLAQVGKNPMWVWETDDFYATYETFRQKGVTFLGEPRDVMYGTEAVFTDLYGNQYLLLQAVSFA; this is encoded by the coding sequence ATGTTGAAAAAACTGGCGCATGTGACGCTGTATGTGCGTGACTGCGAAGAAGCGCTGTGTTTTTATACGGAAAAGCTCGGCTTTGAAAAACGCATGGACTCTCGAATGGACAATGGTTCCCGTTGGCTCACCATTGGGTTGCCTGATCAGGAGCTGGAAATCGTTTTGCACGATCCAACTCACTGGCACAGTGAAGAGGTAGCGGAGCAGATGCTGGCCCAAGTGGGGAAAAACCCCATGTGGGTGTGGGAGACTGACGACTTCTATGCCACCTACGAAACCTTTCGTCAAAAAGGCGTGACCTTTCTAGGTGAGCCACGTGACGTCATGTACGGGACCGAGGCTGTTTTTACAGACCTTTATGGAAATCAATATTTGTTGCTGCAGGCCGTATCCTTCGCGTAG
- a CDS encoding aspartate carbamoyltransferase catalytic subunit: MNNTGHLIGLKDMTKEQIVRLLDRAAYWANRPGEQAEVLRGRFVANLFFEASTRTRFSFEVAQKRLGAHVLNFIPETSSAVKGETVHDTIRTLEAMGVEAAVIRTKKEGLLQELAGSVGLQLINAGDGTNEHPTQCLLDLLTMKQQFGRLDGLTVAIIGDLRHSRVLGSHLHAMPKLGVNLLLSGPTSMMPQPAQIPNGVKIVGMDEAIQTADVVMMLRVQLERHSESLYISKEEYHQAHGLTLERAKAMKPNAVIMHPAPVNRGVEIHTDLVESATSLIQKQVTNGVAARMAVLETLLKGSDLKWEPSLVTANY; the protein is encoded by the coding sequence ATGAACAACACGGGTCACCTGATTGGCTTGAAAGATATGACAAAAGAGCAGATTGTACGGTTGTTGGACCGAGCAGCCTACTGGGCAAATCGCCCAGGAGAGCAGGCGGAAGTCCTTCGAGGACGGTTTGTAGCCAACTTGTTCTTTGAGGCCAGCACTCGGACGCGCTTTTCCTTTGAAGTAGCCCAAAAGCGCCTAGGGGCACACGTGTTGAACTTCATTCCTGAAACCTCCTCAGCTGTGAAGGGCGAGACGGTCCATGACACGATCCGCACGCTAGAAGCAATGGGTGTGGAAGCGGCCGTCATCCGAACAAAAAAAGAAGGACTGCTGCAAGAGCTGGCGGGAAGTGTGGGTCTGCAACTGATCAACGCAGGTGATGGAACAAATGAGCATCCAACTCAATGCTTGCTCGATCTGCTGACGATGAAGCAACAGTTTGGACGACTGGATGGACTCACAGTCGCGATCATCGGCGACCTGCGGCACAGCCGGGTACTTGGCTCGCATCTGCATGCGATGCCCAAGCTGGGAGTGAACCTGCTTCTCTCCGGACCGACGAGCATGATGCCACAGCCTGCGCAAATCCCGAATGGAGTCAAAATCGTTGGGATGGATGAAGCCATCCAGACTGCGGATGTGGTCATGATGCTGCGTGTACAACTGGAGCGCCACTCAGAGTCGCTGTACATTTCCAAGGAAGAATATCATCAGGCACACGGATTGACACTGGAGAGAGCAAAAGCCATGAAACCAAATGCGGTCATCATGCATCCAGCTCCAGTCAACCGAGGAGTAGAAATTCATACGGATCTGGTTGAATCTGCAACCTCCTTGATCCAAAAACAAGTAACGAATGGAGTAGCAGCAAGAATGGCGGTACTAGAAACTCTGCTGAAAGGGAGCGATTTGAAATGGGAACCATCCTTGGTAACGGCAAACTATTAA
- a CDS encoding solute carrier family 23 protein, whose amino-acid sequence MSQKNYIDVHETPELKKLLPLSIQHLFAMFGSTVLVPILTGLDPATALFTSGIGTLLFLWITKGRIPNYLGSSFAFIGPIIAVTASYGVGTALLGCFLSGLVYMIVAAIVKKAGVKWIDKVLPPVVIASVIVVIGLSLAGVAVDMATKVTVDGQSQMSLTSIEISLVTMVVTVLAAVLLRGFLGLIPILIGIIVGYVYTLLRHPDLIDFQKVAEAPWVVGIGDMFATHFKFGEVVTAMGNPSAWIAALVIAPVAFVTLAEHLGHLLVTSKVMDRDLMKDPGLHRSLLGDGIATSLAAIIGGPPATTYGENIGVLAITRVFSKVVIGLAAVMAILFAFIGKISTLLMSIPTPVLGGVSIILFGIIAAQGLRMYVENKVDFANKRNMVIAAAILVTGIGGYKISFAGTGIPFLNDLTIDNIAFATFLGIILHVVLPGKESAMGEVQDEQPQN is encoded by the coding sequence ATGAGCCAGAAAAATTATATCGATGTGCACGAAACGCCAGAACTGAAAAAATTATTGCCACTTTCCATCCAGCACTTATTCGCCATGTTTGGCTCAACGGTTCTCGTACCGATTCTGACTGGACTGGATCCAGCCACTGCACTGTTTACGAGTGGGATCGGCACGCTGCTCTTCCTGTGGATTACCAAAGGAAGAATTCCTAACTATCTGGGTTCCTCCTTTGCCTTTATCGGACCGATCATTGCGGTCACAGCGTCTTACGGAGTAGGGACGGCTTTGCTCGGATGTTTCCTCTCTGGTCTGGTGTACATGATCGTAGCAGCTATCGTGAAGAAGGCCGGTGTGAAATGGATTGATAAAGTACTGCCGCCAGTCGTCATCGCGTCAGTCATCGTCGTCATCGGTTTGAGCCTCGCAGGTGTAGCCGTCGATATGGCAACGAAGGTAACCGTAGATGGACAGTCGCAAATGTCTTTGACCTCCATCGAAATTTCATTAGTCACCATGGTAGTCACCGTCTTGGCAGCCGTACTCTTGCGTGGATTCTTGGGTCTCATCCCGATCTTGATCGGTATTATCGTAGGGTATGTATACACGCTTCTGCGTCACCCTGACTTGATCGACTTTCAAAAAGTAGCAGAAGCACCTTGGGTAGTAGGCATCGGAGACATGTTTGCCACACACTTCAAGTTTGGTGAGGTTGTCACCGCGATGGGAAATCCATCAGCATGGATTGCTGCACTGGTTATCGCACCAGTTGCTTTTGTCACACTGGCAGAGCATTTGGGTCATCTACTGGTAACAAGTAAAGTAATGGACCGCGACCTGATGAAAGACCCGGGTCTACACCGCAGCCTGCTCGGTGACGGTATTGCAACATCGCTCGCGGCAATCATCGGTGGTCCTCCAGCGACAACGTACGGTGAAAACATCGGCGTACTCGCGATCACACGAGTGTTCAGTAAAGTCGTCATCGGCTTGGCGGCTGTAATGGCCATCCTGTTCGCCTTCATCGGTAAAATCAGCACGCTCTTAATGAGTATTCCTACCCCGGTTTTGGGCGGTGTGTCCATCATTCTGTTCGGGATCATCGCAGCACAAGGGTTGCGGATGTACGTAGAGAATAAAGTGGATTTCGCCAACAAGCGCAACATGGTAATCGCTGCAGCCATTCTCGTAACCGGTATCGGCGGATACAAAATTAGCTTTGCAGGAACAGGCATTCCTTTCCTGAATGACCTAACCATCGACAATATCGCATTTGCTACCTTCCTCGGAATTATCCTGCACGTGGTTTTGCCAGGCAAGGAATCCGCGATGGGCGAAGTGCAAGACGAACAACCACAAAACTAA
- the carB gene encoding carbamoyl-phosphate synthase large subunit: MPKQDNLKKILVIGSGPIVIGQAAEFDYAGTQACEALKEEGMEVVLINSNPATIMTDTNMADKVYIEPITPEFVARVIRQEKPDGLLPTLGGQTGLNMAVALAELGVLEQENVKLLGTKLASIKQAEDRELFRSLMNELGEPVPESVIVSTVGEAVDFANEIGYPIIVRPAYTLGGTGGGICDDEETLREIVASGLKYSPITQCLIEKSIAGMKEIEYEVMRDANDNCIVVCNMENIDPVGVHTGDSIVVAPSQTLSDREYQMLRSSALNIIRALGIEGGCNVQYALDPYSFQYYVIEVNPRVSRSSALASKATGYPIAKMAAKIAIGYTLDELKNPVTGQTYACFEPTLDYVVSKIPRWPFDKFQSANRKLGTQMKATGEVMAIGRTFEESIMKAIRSLEIGSYHMEIKGASEIGVDELKARLVAADDERLFLLAEALRRGWTIDELHELTKIDLFFLHKFHKMVAFEAELAKGLTTEKLYEAKRMGFTDRKIADLSGQTEEAVREQRKQHGFVPVYKMVDTCAAEFEAQTPYYYSSYETEDERIETGKKRVVVLGSGPIRIGQGIEFDYATVHAVWALKEAGYEAIIVNNNPETVSTDFNTSDRLYFEPLYIEDVMNILDAEKPEGVIVQFGGQTAINLADKLSARGIKILGTSLENIDAAENREKFEALLRELNIAQPPGKTVTSVDQAVVAAEGLGFPVLVRPSYVLGGRAMEIVYNEPELLEYMEKAVKVNPDHPVLVDRYMVGVEAEVDAICDGENVLIPGIMEHIERAGVHSGDSIAVYPPQSLTQAIKDELIEMTTKLALALQIKGLLNIQFVIYKDRPYVIEVNPRSSRTVPFLSKVTGIPMANIATKAILGHSIVDQGFTPGYHPEEKMVSVKVPVFSFAKLRRVDITLGPEMKSTGEVMGRESTLAKALYKGLVAAGMNIPTKGALLVTVADKDKEEALGIVKRFRHLGFKLLATSGTADYLEQAGLPVTRVNKLSEGTPNLLDMIHKGEANIVLNTLTKGKTPQRDGFRIRREAVENGAVCLTSLDTASALLHVLETITFSTEAMPAQRSGAKVAVTV, from the coding sequence ATGCCAAAACAAGATAACTTGAAAAAAATCCTCGTGATTGGTTCCGGTCCTATCGTGATCGGGCAAGCTGCAGAATTTGACTATGCAGGTACACAAGCTTGCGAAGCATTGAAAGAAGAAGGCATGGAAGTAGTCCTGATCAACTCCAACCCGGCGACAATCATGACAGACACAAACATGGCGGACAAAGTGTACATCGAGCCAATTACGCCCGAATTCGTTGCCCGCGTTATTCGTCAGGAAAAACCAGACGGCCTGCTGCCGACGCTCGGTGGACAAACGGGACTGAACATGGCAGTTGCCTTGGCAGAGTTAGGCGTGCTGGAACAAGAAAACGTAAAGCTGCTCGGAACCAAGCTTGCGTCGATCAAGCAAGCAGAAGACCGTGAGCTGTTCCGATCCTTGATGAACGAGCTGGGCGAGCCCGTACCGGAATCTGTCATTGTCAGCACAGTAGGAGAAGCGGTTGATTTCGCCAATGAAATCGGCTACCCGATCATTGTTCGCCCTGCCTACACGTTGGGTGGTACAGGCGGCGGGATTTGTGACGACGAAGAAACGCTCCGCGAGATTGTGGCGAGTGGTTTGAAATATTCCCCGATTACCCAGTGCCTGATCGAGAAGAGTATCGCGGGCATGAAAGAAATCGAATATGAAGTGATGCGCGATGCCAACGACAACTGCATCGTCGTATGTAACATGGAAAACATCGACCCGGTTGGCGTGCATACAGGTGACTCGATCGTAGTGGCACCAAGCCAAACGCTTTCGGATCGCGAATACCAAATGCTTCGCTCCTCTGCACTGAACATCATCCGTGCGCTGGGCATCGAGGGTGGTTGCAACGTGCAGTACGCACTCGACCCTTATAGCTTCCAATACTACGTGATTGAAGTAAACCCGCGTGTGAGCCGTTCCTCTGCGCTTGCTTCCAAAGCGACGGGCTACCCAATCGCAAAAATGGCGGCGAAAATCGCAATCGGCTACACGCTGGATGAATTGAAAAACCCGGTAACCGGTCAAACCTACGCTTGCTTCGAACCAACCCTCGACTATGTAGTGAGCAAAATTCCGCGCTGGCCATTTGACAAGTTCCAGTCTGCGAATCGCAAGCTGGGCACGCAAATGAAGGCAACGGGTGAAGTCATGGCGATCGGTCGTACCTTTGAAGAGTCGATCATGAAAGCGATCCGTTCCCTGGAGATCGGAAGCTACCATATGGAGATCAAAGGAGCTTCCGAAATTGGTGTGGATGAGTTGAAAGCACGCCTGGTGGCAGCAGATGACGAGCGATTGTTCCTCTTGGCAGAAGCGCTGCGACGCGGTTGGACCATCGACGAGCTGCATGAGCTGACCAAAATCGACCTGTTCTTCCTACACAAATTCCACAAGATGGTTGCTTTTGAAGCGGAACTGGCAAAAGGCTTGACGACGGAAAAACTGTATGAAGCCAAACGCATGGGCTTTACGGACAGAAAAATTGCTGATCTCTCCGGGCAAACAGAGGAAGCGGTTCGCGAACAGCGCAAACAGCACGGATTCGTTCCTGTCTATAAAATGGTAGACACCTGCGCAGCTGAATTCGAGGCGCAGACGCCGTACTACTACTCCAGCTATGAAACAGAAGATGAGCGCATCGAAACGGGCAAAAAGCGTGTAGTTGTACTCGGCTCTGGTCCAATCCGCATCGGTCAAGGGATCGAATTTGACTACGCGACCGTTCATGCAGTCTGGGCGCTGAAAGAAGCCGGTTACGAAGCGATCATTGTCAACAACAACCCGGAAACAGTCTCGACGGACTTTAACACCTCGGACCGTCTGTACTTCGAACCACTGTACATCGAAGACGTGATGAACATTCTGGATGCCGAAAAACCGGAAGGCGTCATCGTGCAGTTCGGTGGACAAACCGCAATCAATCTGGCGGACAAACTGTCGGCACGTGGAATAAAAATCCTCGGAACCAGCTTGGAAAACATTGATGCGGCAGAGAATCGTGAGAAGTTCGAAGCCTTGCTACGCGAACTGAACATCGCTCAGCCTCCTGGAAAAACGGTAACATCTGTAGACCAAGCGGTTGTGGCAGCAGAAGGACTGGGCTTCCCGGTGCTAGTGCGCCCTTCCTACGTACTCGGTGGACGTGCGATGGAGATTGTCTACAACGAGCCGGAGCTCTTGGAGTACATGGAGAAGGCAGTCAAAGTAAATCCTGATCATCCTGTTCTCGTAGACCGCTACATGGTAGGGGTCGAGGCAGAGGTGGATGCGATCTGCGATGGAGAAAACGTCCTGATTCCAGGAATCATGGAGCATATCGAACGCGCAGGGGTTCACTCCGGCGACTCGATCGCGGTATATCCGCCGCAATCTCTCACGCAAGCGATCAAAGACGAACTGATCGAAATGACGACGAAGCTGGCGCTCGCCCTGCAAATCAAAGGTCTGCTGAACATCCAGTTTGTCATCTATAAAGACCGTCCGTACGTGATCGAGGTCAATCCGCGTTCTTCCCGGACGGTGCCGTTCCTCTCCAAAGTGACGGGCATTCCGATGGCAAACATCGCGACCAAAGCGATTCTCGGACACTCGATCGTTGACCAAGGATTCACTCCGGGTTATCACCCAGAAGAAAAAATGGTTTCTGTCAAAGTACCAGTGTTCTCCTTTGCCAAGCTGCGTCGAGTAGACATCACGCTCGGACCGGAAATGAAATCGACTGGTGAAGTCATGGGACGCGAGAGCACACTGGCAAAAGCCTTGTACAAAGGGCTGGTCGCTGCTGGTATGAATATCCCGACCAAGGGTGCGCTTCTCGTAACTGTAGCAGACAAAGACAAGGAAGAAGCGCTGGGGATCGTCAAACGCTTCCGCCACTTGGGCTTCAAGCTACTGGCTACATCCGGCACCGCTGATTATCTGGAGCAAGCAGGCTTGCCAGTGACCCGTGTAAACAAGCTGTCGGAAGGGACGCCAAACCTTTTGGACATGATCCACAAAGGCGAAGCGAACATCGTGCTCAATACCCTGACAAAAGGCAAAACACCGCAGCGTGACGGCTTCCGCATCCGCCGTGAAGCAGTGGAAAACGGCGCAGTATGCCTGACTTCACTGGATACTGCATCGGCTCTGCTGCATGTGCTGGAGACCATCACATTCTCCACGGAAGCGATGCCAGCGCAACGCTCTGGAGCGAAAGTGGCTGTGACGGTATAG
- a CDS encoding dihydroorotase has product MGTILGNGKLLNHTGDLIPVEVLVEEGRIVAMGESIQRDGHDWVDCKGGLISAGLIDVHVHLREPGFEHKETIETGAKAAARGGFTTICCMPNTRPSIDSVETVTYILDKAREAGMARVIPYGAITVRQLGKELTNFAGLKEAGIFALTDDGVGVQSTAMMKKAMQAAQELGISIVAHCEDDDLLIPGAALHDGEVAKRHGLPGIPSESESIHVGRDILLAEQTGVHYHVCHISAKESVRLVRDGKRAGINVTCEVTPHHLLLCDEDIPENLDTNWKMNPPLRSREDRAALIAGLKDGTIDMIATDHAPHTAEEKANGINRAPFGIVGSETAFPLLYTHFVQTGELTLKELVELLTIKPAAAFGLPYGRLEVGAVADLTIIDLETERTIDPTTFASKGTNTPFTGWACKGWPILTLVDGKIVHQDV; this is encoded by the coding sequence ATGGGAACCATCCTTGGTAACGGCAAACTATTAAATCATACGGGAGACTTGATCCCAGTCGAAGTATTGGTAGAAGAGGGGCGTATCGTGGCGATGGGAGAGTCTATCCAGCGCGACGGTCACGACTGGGTAGATTGCAAAGGCGGACTGATCAGTGCTGGTCTCATCGATGTACACGTACATTTGCGCGAGCCAGGCTTTGAACATAAAGAAACGATCGAAACAGGAGCGAAGGCAGCAGCACGCGGTGGCTTTACAACCATCTGCTGCATGCCAAACACTCGCCCATCCATCGACAGTGTCGAGACAGTAACTTACATTTTGGACAAAGCACGTGAAGCCGGAATGGCGCGCGTGATTCCCTACGGTGCGATTACAGTAAGACAGCTGGGTAAAGAACTGACTAACTTCGCAGGATTGAAAGAGGCAGGCATCTTCGCACTGACAGACGATGGTGTGGGAGTGCAGTCCACAGCCATGATGAAAAAAGCGATGCAGGCAGCGCAAGAGCTGGGCATCTCCATCGTAGCGCACTGCGAGGATGACGATTTATTGATTCCGGGAGCGGCCTTGCACGATGGTGAAGTAGCAAAACGCCACGGACTTCCTGGCATCCCGTCAGAGTCCGAATCCATCCATGTTGGACGTGATATCTTGCTGGCTGAGCAGACAGGTGTTCACTACCACGTCTGCCACATCAGTGCGAAGGAATCCGTAAGGCTGGTACGCGACGGAAAACGGGCAGGAATCAATGTTACTTGCGAGGTTACTCCTCACCATTTGCTCCTGTGTGACGAAGATATTCCAGAAAACCTGGATACGAACTGGAAAATGAATCCACCACTGCGCTCTCGTGAAGATCGTGCCGCACTGATCGCGGGTCTCAAGGATGGAACAATCGATATGATTGCGACGGACCACGCACCACACACGGCAGAAGAAAAAGCAAACGGCATCAACCGAGCTCCATTCGGAATCGTTGGCTCAGAAACAGCGTTCCCACTGCTCTATACTCACTTTGTGCAAACGGGTGAGCTGACGCTAAAAGAACTGGTCGAGCTGTTGACCATCAAACCAGCAGCGGCATTCGGACTGCCATACGGTCGCCTGGAAGTCGGCGCGGTAGCTGATCTGACTATCATTGATCTGGAGACAGAGCGGACAATTGACCCAACCACCTTTGCCAGCAAAGGAACGAATACACCATTTACTGGATGGGCATGCAAAGGATGGCCGATCCTAACCTTGGTAGATGGCAAGATTGTACATCAAGACGTGTAA